The following proteins come from a genomic window of Actinomycetes bacterium:
- a CDS encoding restriction endonuclease, whose product MVAPEVPSDESKEAVPVDFDRLSRDHIGKRIAARFRGHELAQLVGEILRAEGFVTLVSPAGPDGGVDTLAGQGSMGLDGAMLAVQVKSGGSQVDAPTLRELQGVMSNFGATSGLLVSWGGFTKAA is encoded by the coding sequence GTGGTAGCGCCAGAGGTTCCGAGTGACGAAAGCAAGGAAGCCGTACCCGTCGACTTCGACCGACTGAGCAGGGATCATATCGGCAAACGCATCGCGGCACGCTTCCGGGGTCATGAACTCGCGCAGCTTGTTGGCGAGATTCTTCGCGCGGAGGGTTTCGTCACCCTGGTCTCGCCTGCCGGCCCGGACGGTGGAGTCGACACATTGGCTGGCCAGGGCAGCATGGGGCTCGACGGCGCGATGCTGGCTGTGCAGGTCAAGTCAGGTGGCAGCCAGGTGGATGCCCCGACGCTGCGCGAGCTGCAAGGGGTGATGTCGAACTTCGGCGCTACGAGTGGCTTGCTTGTGAGCTGGGGAGGGTTCACGAAGGCTGCGTGA